In Pelosinus sp. IPA-1, a single window of DNA contains:
- the arsD gene encoding arsenite efflux transporter metallochaperone ArsD: protein MKKIEVFEVALCCSTGVCGPVVNEDLLRITAVVNKINADGGKAVRYNLNSDPEMYIKNRVVNELLMKEGESILPITLVDGEVAKTGSYPSNSELADWSGLDLPYEAAAGSNCCCCDSSECCPIDQSCPIDGSCSEEDECCCKE from the coding sequence ATGAAAAAAATTGAAGTGTTTGAGGTAGCACTATGCTGCTCTACTGGTGTTTGTGGCCCAGTTGTCAATGAGGATTTACTCAGAATAACGGCTGTAGTTAATAAAATAAATGCCGATGGAGGAAAGGCTGTACGATACAATTTAAACAGTGATCCTGAAATGTATATTAAAAATAGAGTTGTTAATGAACTACTGATGAAAGAAGGGGAAAGTATTCTTCCGATTACATTAGTAGATGGAGAAGTTGCTAAAACGGGAAGCTATCCTTCCAATAGTGAATTAGCAGATTGGAGTGGACTTGATTTACCTTATGAAGCAGCAGCAGGTAGTAATTGTTGTTGCTGTGATTCCTCAGAATGTTGCCCCATCGATCAGAGCTGCCCGATAGACGGGAGTTGCTCTGAGGAAGATGAGTGCTGCTGCAAAGAATGA
- the arsA gene encoding arsenical pump-driving ATPase — MLPLYDPTALDLKKYLFFTGKGGVGKTSAACATAVTLADLGSKVLLISTDPASNLQDVFETKLDNKGVLIKDVPNLIVLNLDPIEAAQEYKESVVGPYKGKLPESVIKNMEEQLSGACTVEIAAFNEFSNFLTNKELEVKYDYIIFDTAPTGHTLRMLQLPSAWSNFINKNEHGASCLGQLAGLEDKKDMYKNAVNTLADARLTTLVLVARPEYSPLIEADKTSLELRELGIDNQLLIINGIFEGDVSSCDISSSLLAKQTKALENIPKGIGNLPIYKIPLRDYNVTGIESIRRMLTSKAALSNEEVAEMKGYHKLSELVAYLADNNKKVIFTMGKGGVGKTTLAASIALGLVKKGKKVHLTTTDPANHLSLLATSMDGYTLSSINPEEALEKYKEEILSKAKKTMSEEDLAYIEEDLRSPCTQEIAIFHVFASIVDKCDEEVVVIDTAPTGHTLLLLDATENYHKEIERVQGIMPESVIKLLPRLRNAEETEVVIITLPEATPVFEAKRLEEDLTRAGIYTNWWIINSSFSIVNTENKLLQAKAKSEKVWINKVYDIARGNIVLLPWFSADITSEALTKFLE; from the coding sequence ATGTTACCACTATATGACCCTACCGCACTGGACTTGAAAAAATACCTATTCTTCACTGGTAAAGGTGGCGTTGGCAAGACTTCTGCCGCCTGTGCCACTGCGGTAACACTTGCGGATCTTGGCAGTAAAGTACTTCTCATTAGTACAGATCCAGCATCTAATTTGCAAGATGTTTTTGAAACTAAGCTCGATAATAAAGGGGTACTCATTAAAGATGTCCCTAATTTGATAGTTTTAAACTTAGATCCCATAGAAGCTGCTCAAGAGTACAAAGAATCAGTAGTAGGGCCTTATAAAGGGAAATTACCTGAATCAGTTATTAAAAATATGGAAGAACAATTATCAGGGGCCTGTACTGTAGAAATTGCTGCATTTAATGAGTTTTCTAATTTCCTTACGAATAAGGAATTAGAAGTAAAGTATGACTATATTATTTTCGATACAGCACCTACAGGGCATACACTAAGAATGTTGCAATTGCCATCGGCTTGGTCTAACTTTATTAATAAAAATGAGCATGGTGCTAGCTGTTTAGGACAACTAGCAGGACTTGAAGATAAGAAAGATATGTACAAAAATGCAGTGAATACCCTGGCAGATGCCCGGTTAACTACCTTAGTGCTGGTTGCTAGACCAGAATACTCCCCACTTATCGAAGCCGATAAGACCTCCCTTGAACTAAGAGAACTGGGAATTGATAACCAGCTACTGATTATCAATGGCATCTTTGAAGGGGATGTTAGTTCCTGTGATATATCGAGCAGTCTTCTAGCAAAGCAAACAAAGGCTCTTGAAAATATCCCAAAGGGAATTGGCAATCTGCCAATCTATAAGATTCCTCTGCGTGATTATAACGTTACGGGTATAGAAAGTATCAGGCGAATGCTTACCTCAAAAGCTGCTCTTTCGAACGAAGAAGTTGCCGAGATGAAGGGATATCATAAGCTGAGTGAATTAGTAGCATACTTAGCAGATAACAATAAAAAAGTTATATTCACCATGGGAAAGGGTGGGGTAGGAAAAACCACGTTAGCTGCCAGCATTGCATTAGGTTTAGTGAAGAAAGGGAAAAAGGTGCATCTTACAACAACGGATCCTGCTAATCACTTAAGTTTGTTAGCAACTTCCATGGACGGATACACTTTGAGTAGCATTAATCCAGAAGAAGCTTTAGAAAAATACAAAGAAGAAATCCTAAGTAAAGCAAAAAAAACAATGAGTGAAGAAGATTTGGCTTATATTGAAGAAGATTTGCGGTCTCCTTGCACCCAAGAGATTGCGATTTTTCATGTGTTTGCGAGCATCGTAGATAAGTGTGACGAAGAGGTAGTAGTCATTGATACAGCGCCAACAGGTCATACACTTTTATTGTTAGATGCTACGGAAAATTATCATAAAGAAATTGAAAGAGTACAAGGTATTATGCCTGAATCCGTTATAAAACTGCTGCCTAGACTTAGAAATGCAGAAGAAACTGAAGTAGTAATTATCACATTACCGGAAGCCACTCCAGTCTTTGAAGCCAAAAGGTTAGAAGAAGATCTTACAAGAGCTGGTATCTACACAAACTGGTGGATTATTAACTCTAGTTTCAGCATTGTGAATACAGAAAATAAGTTGCTACAAGCAAAAGCTAAATCTGAAAAGGTTTGGATCAATAAGGTGTATGATATAGCCCGAGGAAATATAGTCCTCTTGCCTTGGTTTTCCGCAGACATTACCTCAGAAGCATTAACGAAGTTTCTTGAGTAA